The DNA window ATTTTTCAGGCAAATTCTGAGAGTTGAATGATTTTACCCATTGAGGAAGATCATTCATATACCATGTACTGGTAATAAAATTTCCTGTACTGTCATCAAACCAGAAAGCCCCGTTTGGAGTATGTCCCGCAGGAAGAATAGAAGCACGGTCCTTCAAAGAAACCCCGATTACTTTCCCTTGGAAATTAGTGGCTAATCTCAATTCGTCAGTTACTGTGGTAGACCAAAGGTTTTTCGGAGAATGGCTTCCGATTTTAGCATTGGTAGTTCCTACAGGCTGCACACTTTCGTCTGCCGTACAATAAACTCCCTTACCTGTTTCCTTATCCGTCCAGTCGTTTCCGGCTATTCCGTGGATTGCAGGTACAGATCCTGTATAGATACATGTATGTCCCAAAGCCGTAATGGTAGGAACATAAGGAATATGTACATTGTTTAAAGAATATCCTGTGTTCAAAAGTCTTTTGAAACCATCATTTCCATACTTCCCGTAAAAACGGTACAAATAATCCCAACGCATCTGATCTACGACCAGACCTACGACTAATTTCGGTCTTTCAAGTTGGGTATTTTTGTTCTTCTGTGCATTGATTGTAACTACGGACAAGAAAGTAGCTGCCGCAATTGAAATGTTCCTAAGCATCCAAGTAAAATTTTTATTGATCACAAATTTAAGCGTTTTGAAAGTTTTGGAGTGTGAAATTTTATTTAATTTTGATATTTTACAACCGATCAACTTATTTTGCTATGGTTTTAGGAGTCTACTGGTATTTTAAATTTCCTGAAAATTTATATCATTTCAATTTTTTTAAATTCTTTGAAGGCTTCGGAGGCCACGCTGATAATGATGCTGAATTGATCGCAAAGGTCCGGGTTGATCATATTGATCATTTTATCCAAAAACTGGAAACTTTAAAAGAACATTTCAAAAGAACCTTTTTACAACTGAACATTGATGGAAACCAGCTTATCATAAGTATAGGAGACCATCAGCTTTTTGATTATCACTTCCAGTTTGCTCTTGAAATTGAAAATTTACTTAGTCGTGAAAATGCTGTATTGATAGAACCTGGCGATCCTTTTAAAATTCAAAATACCAAAGTCTATCATCCGGAAAGAGAGCAATTTAAAAGAATTGAATATAATTTCATCCAGATCGTTGGGTCAGACTTTAAAAAAAACAACGCAGAAATTCTTTCCATCAGAATCGACTGTAATTTACCCTTAGTATCTAAAAAGGATTTCCTTCATGACGTTGTCTTAATTTGTAAGGATGAAAACCTCAATATCTTTTATTACAACGATTACGATTTTGAAGATCAATGCAACCTGATGTTATTTTTCACTAATGGAAGGCAGTATAAAGACGGTATTCAAACCATTGATATCAATTCATTCGGGAATAAAATAAGATCTCTTACCCAAAAATATCAGTTTCATTTTGGCCATTTTGGTGGGTTAAAATACTATCCTCTTAACGGGCCTCATATTGAATTGATGGAGGATGAAAATTTTATTTTAAATTAATAATAATCAACACAGTATCACTATGATTACATTCAAATATGTTATCCTGTACGTAGAAAACGTAGAACAATCTATGAATTTTTATAAAAACACCTTTAATACCGAAATAAAATTCATCACTCCGGAAAAAGATTATGGAGAGCTTATTACGGGAGACACAAGTCTTTCATTTGCTTCCATTGAGCTCGCCGGTTCAAATTTGAAACAAGGATTTTTAACCTCCAAAACCCACGCTAAACCTTTCGGAATTGAACTTGGATTTGTAACTGATGATGTTGAAGCCCTGGTGGAAAAAGCCATTCAAAACGGAGCCACTTTATATGAAGACATTACCTTGAAGCCATGGGGACAGAAAACAGCCTACGTTCAGGATCCTGATCATTATCTCATTGAAATCTGTACTGAGATTCAGTAATATTAATCTATGGAAATAAAAAAACTACAAAAATTAGCCGTTAATTCCAGCCTTAATTGGGGACATAACGGCTATACAACAGACAGAATATATTCCGTTTCTTCGATTGAATATGCAGGTTCGTTTGAATTTACCATAAGGGAAAAGTCATTGTCTTATACCAAAGTCTGGGAAACCGGTTCTGAGGATATTGATGAACTTAATCTTCTTATTGAAAAAGGACAATCCTTTGGAGCTTATCACAAGGATGAACTTGTCGGATGGATCATCTGTGAACAAAGAACATGGAACAACAGTTTCTACATTGAAAATATTCTGATTGATGAAAAATACAGAAGACAAGGCATCGGCATTATGTTGATTAAAAATGCGATCAAAGAAGCCAGAAGATTAAATTGTAGAGTTATTGAGCTTGAAACCCAGAATACCAACTACCCTGCCATACAATTTTATCGAAGAATGGGATTTAATATTACAGGGCTCAACACCAGACTATACGAAAACTCTGAGGAAATCGCCTTGTTTATGACTTTGGATATTGAATAAAATCAAAAAATAGACTTTCAAACATTTTTAATATTAAAACACTTTGAAGTGTCTTAATAATTTTATACATTAGTAATCAATAAATTAAAAACAAATTACTATGAAAAATTTAAAAAAGTTAAAAAGAAACCAATTGGTATTGATTGCCGGAGGGGATACTCCTTATGCATTATGTGACCTTGATGGCAATTGCCCTCCTACAGCAGGTTCATCCTACTGCAACGACGGTACTTGCTATAGAGTTACCGGAGGTGGCGGAGGCAATCCTGGCGGCGGCGGTGGTGGTATCATCTGTCATGAGCCTATGCGTTTCTGCCAGGAATGGGAAACAGGATGCGGATGTGTTTATTAAAATATGTTGTCAGATAAATTTAGAGCGGTTTTTTACCGCTTTTTTGTTTTGAAAAGATGCATCTTTGTAGTATGACTAATAATTAGAAACTTCATGTTACGAACAATCTATTTTATAATCGCTATAACTGCTTTTTCTCTAGCAAATGCGCAAACAAAAACTTTTAAGTGCCAGGAAATCCATCGTGCCATCCAGTTAATTGATGATGAAAAATATGATGAAGGTATTGCCATATTGAAAGACTGCGAAAAAAAAGATCCACAGGATTATACCTATCCTTACGAAATTGCTTTTGCATATATAAAAAAGAAGGATTATAAAAACGCTATATCTCAGTTAGAAAAGGTTGAAGGCTATTCTAATATTGATGACTATTATTATGCCCTTCTGGGAAGTGCATATGACCTTTCAAATAATCCGAATCAAGCCCTGAAAGTTTATGATGAAGGCTTAAAGAGATTCCCTGCTTCAGGAAAACTATATCTGGAAAAAGGAGTGGTATTGGAACTGGAAAAGAAAATCAGTAATGCAATAGAAAGCTACGAGGCCGGAATAAAAGCTGATCCCTCTTACCCTTCGAATTACTATCGGGTATCCAGGCTATACTTAGATTCAAATGATCTTCTATCCGGTCTTATGTATGGGGAAATATTCATCAACCTTGAAAGAACAACACCAAGATCACAAGAAATCAGTCAGTTATTATATAATGGATATAAAAAGGCTGTGAAATTTGATAATAATCAGGTACAAGTAGACTTTTGCCCTGCCATTATTGATGCCCAAGAATACGATAAGAATAACAAACTGTCATGGTGTATTATTTTTGCTAAAAACTTTGCACTTTCTGCCCTTAACACAAAAGAGATCAATCTTGACATTCTGTCTTCTGTAAGACGACAATTTCTTAAAGAATATTATGTCAAAGATTATAAAGACTATCCTAATGTTTTAATGGATTATCATAAAACTATGGAAAATAACAAAGTATTCGATGCTTACAATCACTACATTTTTCAGATAGGAGATCAGGAAGCGTTCAAGGATTGGAAAGTTAAAAATGGAAAAGAGTACAATACCTTTGTAGAATGGTATACAGCAGATAAAAATGTACTTAAGATCGATCGCAACAATATCTATATATCTGATCAAATAAAGAAATAATTTCCGGTCAATGCAAAATCTACTTACAAACCTCCAATCTCTTATTCCATTTTCTAACGAAAGCTGGACTCTTCTTCAACCCGCACTTTCTAAAAGATCGTATCTAAAAAACGAACTTATGTTGAAAGAATGGGAAATATGTCATTCATTATTCTTTATTGAAAAGGGATTTTGTAAAAGCTATTACGAGATAGATGGTGTAACAAAAAACACCGGCTTTTTCTTTGAAAATGAGATTGCAACTAATATCACCAGTTTTGGAAGCGGGCAAAAATCTGAGTTCAATATTGCAGCTTGTGAAACCTTAGAAACCATCGTTTTTGATAAAGAAAAATTATTTGAACTCGCAAAGCAATCTCCGGAAATAGAAGCATTAGGCCGGAGCTGTATTCGTAGATTTGCAACAAAACAGGAAGAATTTGCGAATCTGTTTAAACTCTATTCAGCACAGGAAAGATTAGAATATCTCGAAAATAAATACCCTGAAATGCTTCAACGCGTATCACTGTCCCAACCCGCATCATTCCTTGGAGTTGCAAGGGAAACGTTGAGCAGAATCAGAAAACGAAGAGTCTCTCAATAAATTTTATTTAATCAATTCATCACCAATCTATAATGAATGAATTTTGGGATGATGAAGATGAAGGTTAATTTTAATTTTAAAGAACAACACTAAGACACCCTAAGGTGTCTTTTTCTATTTCCATTTTAACTTTCCTTTTTAATATATATTACGACACCTTCTGTCGCTCTCTCATATTAATTTTGCAATACAAGTTTAAACCACGTATAAAATTCTCAACAAAGGGAGGTACAAAAAGTAATATCTTAGCGATCTCAGAAATAAAAATTAATAAACAAACAACACAGCCATGAAAAAACTCTATGCGGGTGCATTATTCTTATGTGCTACTTCAATACTATATTCTCAGGAAATGATTTGGTAAAAAGACATTAAGTCTTCTACACAAGATTCCTTAAGCCAAACGGCAAATACTAAATTGATTAAAAAATAAACACGATGAAAAAAATATTTTTATTATCCATCTTCATTTTAAATATTGGAAAAGCTCAGAACATATCTAATCCTGAAAGTAATAGCTATACGCCTAAAGATCTTCCAAGCTCCCCAACTACTGCTTCGTTAATGAAGTTTGAGGAAATTCCTGTAGACAACTATACAGGAGTTCCTGATATTGGTATTCCGATTACCAGCATGAGTATAGATAGAGGATTAAATCTGGATGTAAGTCTGAAATACCATCCAGCTTCTATTGCGGTTGAAGAAAAAGCCAGTGATGTCGGTTTAGGATGGAACTTAATAGCCGGAGGAACAATTACCCGAACTGTAAAAGGACTTCCTGATGAATATAAATTTGACGGGAATTATACCCGCAGAGGTATCTACAGAAAAGATGAACAATCTTATCCTAACAAATATGGTGAAGTATATGACATTCTTAAAAATCAACAATTTGGCTATGATGATCTGGTTCGATATGACAAATACAATGAATTCGCATGGGAGACTTACTTTAAAAGCACTTATGACAGTCAGTACGATTTGTATCAATATAACTTTTTCGGAAATACAGGACGATTTATTATCAAAAGAAATGATAATGGTGAATTTATTGTCAAAAAACTCGATGAAAATAACCTGAGAATTCAATATATCAATAATACTAACTTTGAGCCTGTCAAATTTACTATCACAGATGAAAATGGCTACGTTTATATTTTTGATATTATAGAGCGATCCGATTCTAATGATGTCACTTTTTCATCTGGTTTAGACGGTATAGGAAGTTCATCCATTACCAGAACGATCAGTTATAACAGTGCTTTTCATTTAAGTCGTATTGAGGACACCAACAACAGATTATTAATGGCTGCATCTTTCGAAGAGCCAAGTAAAGAAATAGTCATTATAAACAACTCTACCAACTATGCATTTAGTTCCGGTTATGAAACTACTTTGGATGATATCCGTATGCGGCAATGTGAAGATCAGATATTTCCTTATTTGAACCCTGTGAATAGAACAAGTACTAATCAGATTATAAGCTATACCCGCAAACTGAAAGAAATTAATATTATTGGAAAAGCTATTATAAAATTTGAGTTTCAAACAGGAAGAAGTGATACAAACCTTCATAACCCTTCTGAATCAAGATTCCTTAAAAAAATCACCGTTAACGATCCCAATTCTCATCAGTCAAAAAGTTATGTTTTAAACCAGCTGTACAGAGAGAGTATATACAAACGAATGTTCCTTTCCAAAGTAGATGTTCTTGATCAAAATAATGCTTTCTTATATAATTATCAACTGTCTTACAGTGATATTACAGGCAATATTATTTCACAAAATATAGGGAAAGACTACTGGGGTTATTTGAATGCCAGACCTATATATTCTTTTTCGGGCGAATACAGGGAAGTTACCCCGGGAATTACAAACGTTGATGTTCTCTCAAAGATGACACTGCCTACATCAGGCAGTATAGATTTCACCTACGAAAACAATACCTATTCATACAGCTCTCTGTACAACACTACCGAAACTCTTACGAACTGGGATGATAATATTAATAATTGGGATGAACAATATATTGTTTCAGATTTTAATCAAACAGATAAAAACAAGCCCCAAAAATATGCTTTTACTCTACAAGAAGCAGCTGATGTATCTTTCGTTGTTGAAAATTCATTTGGCCCAAACCCACCTTCAGACTGGCGATATCTTTTGTATACAAGCCCAACAGGAATCGCAGGGGAAACACTTATTGCTCAAAATTCTGACACAGAAAGTAAGAAGACCCTTTCTCTCCAACCAGGAAATTATTATCTGAAGTACAGTTCAATGAATATAGGGGCTACTCAGCCTTTTACTTCTTCTGTAAACATTTTTTATAAGACCAAAAAGTCAATAGTACAGAAATATGTCTTTGGTGGTGGAATAAGAATCAAAAAGGTAACCTATAAAGAAAGTAACAGCAACACCGCAAAAGAAACAGAATACAGTTATCAAAATCTTGATAATACAGAGCTGAGCAGTGGTTCTTTATCCGTTCCGAAGCCAATTTATACTTATAAGGAATACTCTACAAAAAAAGGACTCAAATGTGTCCACAGAAGCCCTGTGGGAGCCCTTTTAGGAGTTTTTGGCTATGACTATCCTGTTTATGATGTCATAACAACATCGAACATTGTGCCCTCCCAAAAATTAAAAGGAGAGATTGGATACAAAAATGTAGTGGTAAAAGAAATCGGTAAAGGACAACAAAATTACACCTATTCTTCCCCGATTGATATTCCAAATAATTATATCCCTGCCAGTGCCCCTCCCATTCTTTTTTATGAAACTCCGGATTATAAAAGAGGATTGCTAAAAAAAGCGGCCATCTTAGATGATCAAGGGCGGATTTTAAAAAGTTCAACCCAGGAATATTCATATACTGATCATATTGAAAATATAGGTATTACTTATTTCTCCAGTCAACTCTCTACTTCAGCATATTATCCGATGTTTAAAAAGTATGGTGATTTCTTACTCCATATCAGAGGTTGTTCCCAACATGTGGAACCTGCGCACTCCAATACCCAGAATTATGTAGGCGTGAAAGAGTATTTTTATGATGATTTGAATGTTACGCCTCCTCAATGTGCCTTTTATGGTGGAGAAACGCCTAATATGGTCAGACATCATTTTGATAATGAAATCATAGGAAAAGCCAACTTAATCAAACAAGAAGATACAGAATTCTTACAAGGTCAAAACAGTGTGAAAACGGTGAAAAACATAGTGTACAATAATTTAAACTACCCTATACAACAGAATGTTATTTACCCTGATGGAACAAGCCATCAAACCACATATCAATATGCCGGGGAAAAAGGAAATCAAAAACTGATCAATGCTAATATGATAGGTATTCCATTAGAGACAGAGCTAAAAAAGGATTCTAAAACAATCTCAAAAACAGAAACCAGGTACGATGATCCTGCTACCTTATTACCTACTTCCACATTATCCTTTGATCTTCAAAATACTGGTACTTCAACAACAGAAGTAACCTACGATAAATACGATGCTAAGGGAAACCTTCAACAATACACTACCAAAGATGGTATTTCAACAACAATCATCTGGGGATACAACAATACTCAGCCGATTGCCAAAATTGAGAACGCAACATTAGCAGCTATTAATTCTTCCTTTATCAATGCTATTGTCAGTGCTTCTGATACGGATGCAATAGCTGGGACTAATAACGATGAAACTGATTTACTGAACGCTTTTAAAACATTTAAAAACAATTTATCAGGTTACAAAATCACTACCTACAGCTATGATCCGCTGATCGGAGTCAGAAGTATCATTCCTCCTTCGGGAATCAAGGAAAGTTATCTCTATGATTCCGCAGGAAGACTTGAAAAAGTAATCAATGCAGATGGAAAGATTTTGAAGGAAATGAAGTACAACTATAAAAACTAACAACCGATGAAAAAACTTATAATCCCTGTAGGAATGCTATTGGCAACAGGTGCTCTGAAGGCACAGCTCAGCCCGATTCCTGCTACAGAAAATTACGTTCAGACCAAAACATATCTCGATTATAATGGAAGCCAGCCTACCAAATCATCAGAAACTGTTCAGTATTTTGACGGATTGGGAAGGCCGAAACAAGTTGTGGGAATAAAAGCTTCTCCACAAGGAAAAGATGTGGTCACTCATATTGAATATGATGCATTTGGAAGACAGGTAAAAGACTATCTTCCTATCCCGCAATCCGGAACCCAGAATGGAGCGATATATACTTCACCATTAGGAAATGCCTCTTCTATCTATGGTGGAGAGAAAATATTTTCTGAAAAGATATTAGAGAATTCACCACTCGATAGAATCCAGCAACAGATCCAGGTGGGTAATGACTGGGGTTCCAAGCCTGTTAAATTTGATTATGAGGCAGTTACCATAGCTGATGGAGTAAGAAAGTTTATTACCACTACGAGCTGGGTAAACGGAGCTACCCAATCTGTATTGGCTGAAGATTGGTTGTACAGAGACGGGCAGTTATTTAAAAATACAATTACCGATGAGGACGGCAACAAAACTGTTGAGTTTAAAAATAGTAGAGGACAAACGGTGGTCGTTAGAAAAATTGTAAATGGAGAATATGCAGATACCCACTATGTATATAACGAATATGACCAACTGGCATTTGTATTGCCTCCGTTAGCCAGTATTAGAGGTGATATTGTGGCCAATACTGTAAAACATGATGAGTTGTGCTATCAGTACCACTACGATGGAAGAAATCGTTTGGTAGAAAAGAAGCTTCCCGGAAAAGGTTGGGAATACATGGTCTATGACAAGCAAGACAGATTAGTAGCTACACAGGATGCTAATCTCAATGCAAAAGGTCAATGGATCTATACAAAATATGATGAACTGGGAAGAGTGGCCATTACAGGAATTGCAACTGGAAGTGACAGAAGTCAGGAACAGGCTATTGTGAACGGATATGGTTCAAATAATGTCACCAGGCTCAACACAGTTTTGTTTAACAGACAAGGAATGGATGTCTATTACGGAAATCCGGATAACACGTATCCCAATTCTACCAAATGGGTGAGTTTATTATCTTTAAATTATTATGATTCTTATCCCGGATACAGCTTCAATCCTTCATTTCCTGCAACAATACAAGGCGAGCCTACTTTAACACCAACACCTTCTTCTGACGGAAGAAGTACAAACAGCCTTCCTCTTGTCAGCCTGGTGAAAAATATTGAAGATGACAACTGGACTAAAAATTATACCTACTATGATTTAAAAGGAAGAGCAATAGGAAGCTATTCCATCAATCATTTGGGTGGGTATACCAAAACAGAATCTAAGCTGAATTTCTCCGGAACTCAGCAAATGGCTGTCACCAGACATAAAAGACTTACTACAGATACGGAAAAAATAATTACTGAGAATTTTGAATATGATCATCAAAACAGGTTACTTGTACATAAGCATCAGGTAGACAGTAACCCTGTTGAGATTTTAACCCAGAATACCTATAATGAGCTTTCGCAGGTTTCGAATAAAAAAGTAGCCAATAACCTTCAGAGCATTGACTATGCCTACAATATCCGTGGATGGATGACCAAAATCAATGATCCTGCTAATCTGAATGGAAAGCTGTTTGGATACGAGCTCAGGTATAATAATCCTCCTTATACGAATATAGCCACCGGAAAATACAACGGAAATATCGCAGAGATCGATTGGAGAAACGCTTCAGAAGATGTTCTGAAAAGATATTCCTATTCTTATGATGCGCTAAACAGATTAAAAGATGCCATTTATACCGAACCAGGTACAACAAATCCTTATAACAATAATTTCAATGAAAATCTCACCTACGATCTGAACGGAAATATCCTGACCCTGAAAAGAAATGCTGTCCCGGTAACAGGTACAACGGCTACCCAGGTAGACGATCTGCAGTATCAGTACACCGGAAATCGCCTGAACCAGGTTATAGAAAATGCAATGAATAACACGGGCTATGAAGGAGGAAATAATATCATTGATTATGATCCAAATGGTAATATGATCAATATGAAGGATAAAGGAATTCAGTCCATTGTTTATAATTACCTGAATTTACCCAACGCCATAGGAATTACCCAGGTGAATCCTGCGGGAAAAGTAAGCACGACCAACATCGCTCATATGTATCGGGCTGATGGCATAAAGCTCCGTAAGACATTTGTTCAATCAGCTTATATGGGACTTCCTATACAGCGCATGACAGATTATCTTGACGGGTTTCAGTATTCATATATAGATAACGGAACAGGGTGTTTTACCTGCAAAACGGAAAATGCCTATGAAGAACAGGCTTACAGAAAAATCATTATTCCGGTCATCCCCGGAGACCCAAAATGGATCCTGGATTTTGTACCTACTGCAGAAGGCTTTTATAGTTTCACAGAAAACCGTTATATTTATCAGTACAAAGATCACCTTGGAAATGCCAGGGTAAGTTTTGCCAAAAACAGCGCAGGCGTTCTGGAAGTAACCGATACCAACAGCTATTACCCGTTTGGATTAAACCATATCGGAGGGTTTAAAGGACTTTTAAGTGGGTATTATAATTACAAGTACAATGGGAAGGAGTTGCAGGAGACTGGGATGTATGATTATGGAGCGAGGATGTATATGCCTGATTTGGGTAGATGGGGCGTGGTGGATCCGTTGGCGGAAACTTCAAGAAGATGGAGTCCTTATACTTATGCTTTTAATAATCCTATAAGATTTATTGATCCGGATGGCAGACAAGCAACGGATATATACAAAATGGATAAAAGTGGCAATCTTACATGGATGGCTGAATCTAAAACGGATGTGATTTATACTGAAAAGAATTTTGATAGTAGTGGAAATCTAAAGACTGAAAATGATGGTGGATTTGAAGTTGGTGAAAAAGGCTTTATCAAAGGGAATACTCATCAATATTCAACAACTGGAGAGACATATTTGGACTTTAAAGGAGATGAAGCAAAAGGTCTGGATTATCTTAATCAAGTAGGAGATTGGATGAAATCGGGAGAAGTAAATGTGGAATTTGGAATACAAACAGCTGAAGTAAATGGTAAAGATAATACTGTTGTATATACATCTAATCAGGAAACGTCTACAAGTCCCGTTTATGATGGAAATAATGTTAAATTACAAGGACATTTGCATCCTGGGACATGGAATCCCGAACAAATTTCAGGCCCCTTAAATCCTAGTGGGTTTCGAATGTCAAAATTTCCACTAAAAGAAAATGGCTTTACCTCTAAGATAATGAGTAAAACTAATCGTGGAGATAGAGTGTCTGCAGAAACTATGCCTAATGCAGTGAATTTTATTTACGCTCCGGCACACAATACAACCATTATATATAATAGTTCTCAAATAATTAAAGCTTATGAAGGAAAATTTAAAAAAAATTAAAATAGT is part of the Chryseobacterium lactis genome and encodes:
- a CDS encoding VOC family protein; the protein is MITFKYVILYVENVEQSMNFYKNTFNTEIKFITPEKDYGELITGDTSLSFASIELAGSNLKQGFLTSKTHAKPFGIELGFVTDDVEALVEKAIQNGATLYEDITLKPWGQKTAYVQDPDHYLIEICTEIQ
- a CDS encoding DUF6443 domain-containing protein, with amino-acid sequence MKKLIIPVGMLLATGALKAQLSPIPATENYVQTKTYLDYNGSQPTKSSETVQYFDGLGRPKQVVGIKASPQGKDVVTHIEYDAFGRQVKDYLPIPQSGTQNGAIYTSPLGNASSIYGGEKIFSEKILENSPLDRIQQQIQVGNDWGSKPVKFDYEAVTIADGVRKFITTTSWVNGATQSVLAEDWLYRDGQLFKNTITDEDGNKTVEFKNSRGQTVVVRKIVNGEYADTHYVYNEYDQLAFVLPPLASIRGDIVANTVKHDELCYQYHYDGRNRLVEKKLPGKGWEYMVYDKQDRLVATQDANLNAKGQWIYTKYDELGRVAITGIATGSDRSQEQAIVNGYGSNNVTRLNTVLFNRQGMDVYYGNPDNTYPNSTKWVSLLSLNYYDSYPGYSFNPSFPATIQGEPTLTPTPSSDGRSTNSLPLVSLVKNIEDDNWTKNYTYYDLKGRAIGSYSINHLGGYTKTESKLNFSGTQQMAVTRHKRLTTDTEKIITENFEYDHQNRLLVHKHQVDSNPVEILTQNTYNELSQVSNKKVANNLQSIDYAYNIRGWMTKINDPANLNGKLFGYELRYNNPPYTNIATGKYNGNIAEIDWRNASEDVLKRYSYSYDALNRLKDAIYTEPGTTNPYNNNFNENLTYDLNGNILTLKRNAVPVTGTTATQVDDLQYQYTGNRLNQVIENAMNNTGYEGGNNIIDYDPNGNMINMKDKGIQSIVYNYLNLPNAIGITQVNPAGKVSTTNIAHMYRADGIKLRKTFVQSAYMGLPIQRMTDYLDGFQYSYIDNGTGCFTCKTENAYEEQAYRKIIIPVIPGDPKWILDFVPTAEGFYSFTENRYIYQYKDHLGNARVSFAKNSAGVLEVTDTNSYYPFGLNHIGGFKGLLSGYYNYKYNGKELQETGMYDYGARMYMPDLGRWGVVDPLAETSRRWSPYTYAFNNPIRFIDPDGRQATDIYKMDKSGNLTWMAESKTDVIYTEKNFDSSGNLKTENDGGFEVGEKGFIKGNTHQYSTTGETYLDFKGDEAKGLDYLNQVGDWMKSGEVNVEFGIQTAEVNGKDNTVVYTSNQETSTSPVYDGNNVKLQGHLHPGTWNPEQISGPLNPSGFRMSKFPLKENGFTSKIMSKTNRGDRVSAETMPNAVNFIYAPAHNTTIIYNSSQIIKAYEGKFKKN
- a CDS encoding tetratricopeptide repeat protein yields the protein MLRTIYFIIAITAFSLANAQTKTFKCQEIHRAIQLIDDEKYDEGIAILKDCEKKDPQDYTYPYEIAFAYIKKKDYKNAISQLEKVEGYSNIDDYYYALLGSAYDLSNNPNQALKVYDEGLKRFPASGKLYLEKGVVLELEKKISNAIESYEAGIKADPSYPSNYYRVSRLYLDSNDLLSGLMYGEIFINLERTTPRSQEISQLLYNGYKKAVKFDNNQVQVDFCPAIIDAQEYDKNNKLSWCIIFAKNFALSALNTKEINLDILSSVRRQFLKEYYVKDYKDYPNVLMDYHKTMENNKVFDAYNHYIFQIGDQEAFKDWKVKNGKEYNTFVEWYTADKNVLKIDRNNIYISDQIKK
- a CDS encoding Crp/Fnr family transcriptional regulator; translated protein: MQNLLTNLQSLIPFSNESWTLLQPALSKRSYLKNELMLKEWEICHSLFFIEKGFCKSYYEIDGVTKNTGFFFENEIATNITSFGSGQKSEFNIAACETLETIVFDKEKLFELAKQSPEIEALGRSCIRRFATKQEEFANLFKLYSAQERLEYLENKYPEMLQRVSLSQPASFLGVARETLSRIRKRRVSQ
- a CDS encoding GNAT family N-acetyltransferase; amino-acid sequence: MEIKKLQKLAVNSSLNWGHNGYTTDRIYSVSSIEYAGSFEFTIREKSLSYTKVWETGSEDIDELNLLIEKGQSFGAYHKDELVGWIICEQRTWNNSFYIENILIDEKYRRQGIGIMLIKNAIKEARRLNCRVIELETQNTNYPAIQFYRRMGFNITGLNTRLYENSEEIALFMTLDIE